The Thermovirga sp. genome segment CTCGTCGAGGCCGCCGGCCGCCTGAAAGTGGAGAGGCTCATCTCCTTCTACGGATCGTTGGACTTCACCTTCGCCGAGGAGACCTGCCGCCGCCTGGTGGAGGCGGCCCCTTTGCCACCGGAAAGGAAGGACTTCGTCGTGATCGAGGGCGCCGACCATGCCTTCCGCAACTTCAGGGGCGCTCCTTCAATCAAGCCTCTGGAGATGATCTCCTCCTACCTGGCCCGGTCGCTCTTCTAACCCCAGGGCCAGCCCGGCCCCATCCCAAGGTAGGAAAAGAACCACGACCCCGTCAGCATCGACAGGATCCCGCCCGCCGCCAGGAACGGCCCCAGGGGAAGGGCATCCTTTCGCCTGACCTTCCGCAAAAGGAGCAGGGCCAGGGCCGTCAGTCCGCCCATCATGAAGCCCGTGTAAAGACCCCAGGCCGTCAAACGCCACCCCAGGGCGGCCCCCATCCCCGCCATCAGGCTGGCATCACCCCACCCCATGCCACCCCTGCTGACGATGATGATCACCGCGATGACGGAAAACCCCAGCCCCGCGCCGAGCAGGCCGTCCGCCAGGGCGCCCCAACCTCCGCCCATGCGCAGGACCAACCCCGCGGCCCCGAGCCCCCAGGCGAAAAGATCGTAGACATAACCGGAGTAAAGGTCAGTCAGGGCGTTCAGAAAAAGTCCGGCGGCGATCACCGCGGCGAAGGCCGTCGTCGCCGAGGGGCCCCACTTCCAGGCCAAGAGGCCGCCCGCCGCGGCCCCGCAGACTTCCACCAGCAGGTACCTCGCGGGGATCTCCGCCCCGCAGGAGCGGCACCTCCCCGAGGAGATGAACCAGGACAAGAGCGGTATCAACTCCAGGGCGGACAGCACTTTCCCGCAGCTGTCGCACCTCGACCGTTCGCCCCCCCACCAGGGACGGCCCTCCACGGTCCTCGAGGCCACCACGTTGAGGAAGGACCCCATGGAGGCGCCCAGTAGGGCCGAGAAAACGACGAAGAGGACCGAAAAAACCGAAGCCAAACGCACCACCCCCTGCCGCGCAGGCGCCCCTTACGAAAAAGGGTCCCGGCTCAAGCCGGGACCCTCCTCAAGACAGGACGAAACTAATAGATGAGCTTGCTCTTCCCCTTGCCCTTTCCGCTGAGCATATCCAGTTGCTGGAGCACTGCCGGCGAGGCCACGTCTATCTTGGGCTTCCCCGCCTGCTGTTTAG includes the following:
- a CDS encoding prepilin peptidase, with the protein product MASVFSVLFVVFSALLGASMGSFLNVVASRTVEGRPWWGGERSRCDSCGKVLSALELIPLLSWFISSGRCRSCGAEIPARYLLVEVCGAAAGGLLAWKWGPSATTAFAAVIAAGLFLNALTDLYSGYVYDLFAWGLGAAGLVLRMGGGWGALADGLLGAGLGFSVIAVIIIVSRGGMGWGDASLMAGMGAALGWRLTAWGLYTGFMMGGLTALALLLLRKVRRKDALPLGPFLAAGGILSMLTGSWFFSYLGMGPGWPWG